The sequence TTGAATGATCGGGGCATAGTGGAATTGCCCGCTCGTCGCATGCAAAGCCTGATGAGCCTCCCGGCACAGGCTGGCCGCTTTGCGCACCATGTCACCATCCACATCATACCGCACCCTGCGGCACAGGTGCGAGGCCAGCGCGATCCTTACTCTCGGATTGATCGCTTCATTGGCCACAGCCTCTCGGTAGTGTTTCCATGCCGCATCTACGCCCCCAATCATTTCAAGATGAGCGTGCAGTTTCACATTTTCGTGAGTCTGAAGATGACTCTCAAAGAACACACGCCCAGCCATAGCAAACTCTTTGGCAATGGGGTCTTCTGCAGCCTTTTCATTTGCCCATTGCAACACATCCACGCGACTCACAGGAGCCAGCTTGTTGAAGAACTGATACGCACCTAAAGCCAGTAATGTCGGGCGCGTTACCCCAAGCTGCGTTGCAATCTCTTTGCATAGCTTCTCCATCGCATCACCGGGATTCCCCATGCCTCCCCGATAGCGCCAGTAGTCAAACAGGCTGTTGCCCCATAAACCCTGCTCAGAATTGCCGTCCAGAATCAAATTACCACTCTGGTCTTCCTCACACAACTTCATCGCCAACGCCATGGCACCCAACCCTGGTGTTTGATCGTTAAAATCATCCAGCAACTCACTGCGCAATGTCCAACCCATCGTCCACGTGTCGCCCTCCCATCCCGATTGTGCAGCCTTGCGCTCCATTAACTCCGAAGCCTTGATAAACACGTTCCTTGCCTTCTCTGGATTCATTTTAAGCACCTCGCCCACCAACTTCGGCACAGACTGCTCAAACTCATCATCAGTCCATCCAAGATCGTCAACCTTGCTTGCTTTAAGCAGGACATCCGCCCTGTTGGTCATCATCTTCAGACCCCCCGCCATGATGACTTTCAATGCATCATGCAGTTGGGGGTCAATGTCTCCTTTGATCGTCTTTTTGATCAGTTCAGCCATCTCTGCATGCCGGACTGGTGGCAGTGTGGCTAGCTCCGCCGACCTCTTCACCAGCGCCTGCGTCAGCGCCGCCGAAGTGTCTTTTTGCAGCATGGCCAGAACAACGTCCGAGCCGAAGGTTGGATTCGGCAGTTCCTGGATGGATTTGACTACGGCATCCCTCACTGCAGCCTTGTTCCCGATGGCATTCACAATCGTCATTAGTCCACTATTGTTGCCCGAACGCTTCTGTGCGCCCCATGTAGTGAACTGGTCAACCTCGCCAAACAATGGCAGGCTTTTCAGCAAATCCATGCACGCATTCGCATCTGAACCAATTTTGTCCGCTGCGCTTCTCAGGAAGTTTTGACGCCAATTTTCATGCTCCATCAGCCCCGACTTCTCAGCCAACAGAACGCCTGTGGCCACGTTGCTGGATTGCGACAGTCCATTGACGAACTCTCCCGCCCGATACGCGCTAGCGTCATTAAAAGAACTTCCTGAGCCATATCGCGCATTGGTATAGCCCGTCATCCTTTGTTTCCAGGTTTGCTCAGGCCCCAGCATCGCCTCCATAAGTTTAAGGGAGAACTCGTATGTCTCTTTTACATCAGCCTTGCGTCCCTCCAGATAGGCAATCATCCACGTCGGCTGGTTGTAGGATCGGGGATTCTTCTTTACCTCTGCAACCACATGTCCATCCAGATGCTCGGCCGATAGTTGGCGTCTCTGCCAGCACTCCACCACATCCATAAACGACGCCATCTCAGCCTGGGGCCTGCCCACTGCGTTGTTTCTCGTCGGAAGCTTCAGGACTGCCGTGGCGGCACTTCCGAAGTCACTTTCAGAACAAGTCCACAGTTGGGCGTATAGCTGCAGCCACTTCAATTGTGCAGTCGGCACCGCCTTCTCAGCCAGGGGCAGTATCTCCGCTTCTATCTGCTCTGACTTGCCGCTCTTCCATGCCTGCCAGATCAGAAATTCTGCTGGCTCGGGTCGCCAGATCTCCCTGCTTCTATCCTCCAACCAATAGGTTTGTTGTGGCATGGCTTTGAACCAGTTGCCGCCGGCTTTGTCCTTTGCCATCTTTTCCAGAACTTTCCTGGCCACAGGCACAAGGCTGTCGACTTCACGGCCATCCTTGATCGCGATCCCAGCCAAAGATCGAAATCCTTCGGACGCAACCTTTGAATCCAGCAACATCGCAAGGCACACCTTCTCATGAACAAAAAATCTGCGTTCGACATCAGTCTTCGGCGGACTGCTATTGTAAGAACCCTGGTTACTATGCGGGCCGGCATACATCATTGGCAGTCTGACTTGGTTGTCATAGGTTGCCACCGCCTGCGGCAAATCGTAAAGCCAGGTAAACGCCCCTGGAGGGGGCGGAGTATCTACCCGGCACGACGCCTCCATAAAGTTAGCCATCGCCTCTGCAATCGCCATCCTGGCTTTGAAGGGCATCCCGTCTCCACGACGAATCTTGATCACAATGCTGGATCCGATCTGTGTGCTGGCCAGTTCCTTCCACGACAGTTTGTTCAACCTTTCCAGCGCCTTATCCGTGTCGCTGGTTGCCTCCGTCATCAAAAGCTCAAGTATGGCGACGTCATTCTTGGGATTCCGCTTCAAGACCTCTTCAAAAACTTGAATGGCACTCTTCTCCTCACCAATCATGGTAAGAAAGATGCCGCTTTCCAAAAGCTTCTGCTCACCTGCTCCCGGTGCCGGTTGTATCAGGCTCATTAGACGTTCCTTGGCATCCTTGAAGGTCAGTTTCTTCATCAGCTCCTTGGCTTGCCTTATGCTGTAATCCCGGTTGCCATTCCAGTTCTGCTGATGCAGGCTCTTCACATCCTGCAGCGCGGCCCTTATTGCGCCATCTTCATTGCCTGCCGCTAGTAGCTTGTCCAGCTTGCTGATCGATTGTGTTCTTGAGTAAGACGAACTGCTTCTCCGCGATGAAGACGGGCTTATGGAAGCCATACGGGCAGTTTGCTTCTCCCATTGCTCTGCTTCCTCTGCCATCCCCAGCGTGCGCATCGCCGTCGTCAGTTCCAAACTATGCTCGATCGGCAGCTTGGTAGACCGCAGCCGTCTGATCGCCTGCTGCGCTTCCTTATGGAGATCCGCTGCCAGAGCCTTGCGCTTTTCTGCATCCAGATTCGTAACTGCATGCACCAAGGCAGCGTCCAACTCTGACCTTCTGTCTCCCTCCATCGGGAAATTCAAGGCTTTGGCAATCAACTCGATCGCACGCGCGTAGTCGTTCTGATAACCCGCAAATCCAACCGCCAACAGATAATCATCCATCGTAGGCGCGATTTGCTTCATCCGCTCATCCAGCATTTGCGTCACCAAGTCCTGCTTGTCAGCTTTGTGAGCCAAGATCAGTTTCAGATCCGGATCCTTCACCTTATCCAGATAAGCTCCCAATGGCTGCAGCGTTGGCTCTGGGCCAGACAGCGGTCCCTCGATATGAGGATTCCACGGATCTGCACGATGCATCATCACAACAAACAGGCCGGGCAACGACCCACCCATGCTTGGAAAAGGAATAGGCTTGATGAATGGCGCGTCCATCCTGGCTCCCTGTAGATACAGCGACCAGATACGTGCAGGTTTCACGTTCTTCTTCTCTCGAGCCTTCTGACGTTCAAGCCATTCATCCCATAAAGCAACATAGTCGTCCCACGAGTTCGTCGCCTTGAAACCATTGATCCCGTAGATGATGTTGGATTCGATCGCTCCCACATACGGCTCTTCTTTGTAGTTCGACATGGCGAGCTTCAGCAGAAACTGCCTGACTCTAGCCGCTGTGTCTTTAGGCAATTCCACGATCAATGATGGGTCCGCCTTTTGCCCTCCTCCCAACAGCGATGCCACTGTCGACATGGAAAAAAACAGCCCGTCCTCATTCTGCCCATCATCCTTCAGCAGTGTGTCCAGAATCTCATTCAACAACTCCGCCCCTTTGGCAGCATCACTTCTCACCGCCAGCACCGCCGCATTCAACGCTAGCTGAATGTGCTTTTCCTTCAACTGCTCATACACTTGTTTGCAAAGTTCAATGTTCGCGGTGTTTGCGTTGCTGTAGCTCATGCGGCTCGTCAGCCACATGGCGCAATATACAACGTCTTTAATGTTCTGTTGAAGCACCTCGTCAGACAATAGAATCCCATTGCTGCCAAAAATATCATGCTGCACCGAAAGCAGCAGGTCTCCATACTCCGCTGCCGACTCTTTCAGCTCACGTTGCAGCACTTCCTGCTCTTCTGCTGACAGCGTCTCCCTTAGATAAAGCAACTGCAACTGCGCATACTTGTGGGCAGCTTCCAAGTCCGCAGGCACGCCTACCCCACTGGCGTTAGATGAAGGTCTTCCATTGCGTCGGTCATAGTCATAACGCCTGACTTGGTATGCGCTTTGGATCAATGTCTGCGTGTCCATCACACCCGGAGGCATGATCTTTTTCATCCTAATCTGATAGCTCGATGCCACATTGGTATTGGCGTTGGCGCTTTTAGCCTTCGCTTTTGTCACTTCAGGCATCTCACTTTTCATGTGCAACACCTGAACGAACAGCTTCAGCGCCTCGCTGGATCTGCCTTCTTCAGACTCTGCCACAGCTACAAGATAAGGCAGGCGATAGTCTTCAGGGTATCTGGCAATCACTGGTCTCAGAAACGCTGCAGCCGAGGCCCACTCCCTCTTCGCCATCATCATGTCCGCAAC comes from Phragmitibacter flavus and encodes:
- a CDS encoding tetratricopeptide repeat protein, whose amino-acid sequence is MKWTNCVLLLTVVLSSGVAFAANHTLPEKAEKYYQMLLKRPQYGVIFDRFVDAWLEEKSLDDLGNYLTDRSKTAEANAGDWLILALVKVRLGQEKEALEAFDEGLKREPDNVALWLERAKLEARTLAFDPALQSLAKASANPDISDKTKLDVEKLKGRLLLRTGKQQEALNVWKGLIETHSDDEDLAEELVEMQLDEGLHDEASAQMQSLIGRTRDVYAKVNRQLRLGEIFLLAGKKDEALKQFGGALEAAGQSTWIESELLARIEQVFRREDNLTGLATHLEDMAKAHPQRAAISRQLANVYIETDKQKEAEAIYKALLEKSPGQRELREGYLSFLERTKAYPAAIEQTKLLLDQNKGDGELLIRLANLHSLAGDAAAAKVELDRYLAANATEFDHLRVARIYEQAEKKDDALAAYQKIVQIFPESVSAQDAYAQYLHRIDKKDEALAIWNKLAESGDRDQLLAVAQTLIARSENEAAFGLLEKKVEEYQDDSRVLTALNSAAVALKQFKKAQPWAMKRIALASDPEALDNALRQGMQVLSGAESTDEIRTELSKKEALTLQERALLAVLLEEKKDSLGAEDILRKAPEADQLAAQARLVRLVEARRDWMRAAEEMEKLVALDGGKTAANLQRLVQLRTSAGNPEAALELIGEWKTLLPNAPQPWLEEANLLALVSKPKEQIKALEAASRRFDDDVSFIAALGDAHAANGNYAETERLYLGLFEKAEDITEKLRWITALAKTAYSRGELAKLTTTFQERQKLNRQDAAPWLALATIYETSQNQEERLKALQTALAFRENDIPLLHQIATVQEDLGRWKESLATLDRASRVDQTKRSRQMMAMVHFRWGEEEKGQAMMLDALGGDKIPVQDAMRVADMMMAKREWASAAAFLRPVIARYPEDYRLPYLVAVAESEEGRSSEALKLFVQVLHMKSEMPEVTKAKAKSANANTNVASSYQIRMKKIMPPGVMDTQTLIQSAYQVRRYDYDRRNGRPSSNASGVGVPADLEAAHKYAQLQLLYLRETLSAEEQEVLQRELKESAAEYGDLLLSVQHDIFGSNGILLSDEVLQQNIKDVVYCAMWLTSRMSYSNANTANIELCKQVYEQLKEKHIQLALNAAVLAVRSDAAKGAELLNEILDTLLKDDGQNEDGLFFSMSTVASLLGGGQKADPSLIVELPKDTAARVRQFLLKLAMSNYKEEPYVGAIESNIIYGINGFKATNSWDDYVALWDEWLERQKAREKKNVKPARIWSLYLQGARMDAPFIKPIPFPSMGGSLPGLFVVMMHRADPWNPHIEGPLSGPEPTLQPLGAYLDKVKDPDLKLILAHKADKQDLVTQMLDERMKQIAPTMDDYLLAVGFAGYQNDYARAIELIAKALNFPMEGDRRSELDAALVHAVTNLDAEKRKALAADLHKEAQQAIRRLRSTKLPIEHSLELTTAMRTLGMAEEAEQWEKQTARMASISPSSSRRSSSSYSRTQSISKLDKLLAAGNEDGAIRAALQDVKSLHQQNWNGNRDYSIRQAKELMKKLTFKDAKERLMSLIQPAPGAGEQKLLESGIFLTMIGEEKSAIQVFEEVLKRNPKNDVAILELLMTEATSDTDKALERLNKLSWKELASTQIGSSIVIKIRRGDGMPFKARMAIAEAMANFMEASCRVDTPPPPGAFTWLYDLPQAVATYDNQVRLPMMYAGPHSNQGSYNSSPPKTDVERRFFVHEKVCLAMLLDSKVASEGFRSLAGIAIKDGREVDSLVPVARKVLEKMAKDKAGGNWFKAMPQQTYWLEDRSREIWRPEPAEFLIWQAWKSGKSEQIEAEILPLAEKAVPTAQLKWLQLYAQLWTCSESDFGSAATAVLKLPTRNNAVGRPQAEMASFMDVVECWQRRQLSAEHLDGHVVAEVKKNPRSYNQPTWMIAYLEGRKADVKETYEFSLKLMEAMLGPEQTWKQRMTGYTNARYGSGSSFNDASAYRAGEFVNGLSQSSNVATGVLLAEKSGLMEHENWRQNFLRSAADKIGSDANACMDLLKSLPLFGEVDQFTTWGAQKRSGNNSGLMTIVNAIGNKAAVRDAVVKSIQELPNPTFGSDVVLAMLQKDTSAALTQALVKRSAELATLPPVRHAEMAELIKKTIKGDIDPQLHDALKVIMAGGLKMMTNRADVLLKASKVDDLGWTDDEFEQSVPKLVGEVLKMNPEKARNVFIKASELMERKAAQSGWEGDTWTMGWTLRSELLDDFNDQTPGLGAMALAMKLCEEDQSGNLILDGNSEQGLWGNSLFDYWRYRGGMGNPGDAMEKLCKEIATQLGVTRPTLLALGAYQFFNKLAPVSRVDVLQWANEKAAEDPIAKEFAMAGRVFFESHLQTHENVKLHAHLEMIGGVDAAWKHYREAVANEAINPRVRIALASHLCRRVRYDVDGDMVRKAASLCREAHQALHATSGQFHYAPIIQCYGRLPVDDAWKAEAKLHWDAWLARNARNGEDRKHNRAYQPEDEAACAILTIVAGLGNKEWIDKVLRDSHSALSNDPSAFITLVSMGQYAEAEVWLNRSWESQVYHAYTTMQFHPSLESKMQEYVKHCTNKDLAVLGQALLASLNDPPSWVKKEGFKGRNQRALETAERLKQTTFANEAIRTRCLERLANIEATTDALHKEYTEVLNGLDYEKVCAQENTWLIWWRLRPASAALAWHSVRGDNDAIKQLWQRFEKVIGESPEYYQRYAAGYVTSESFWTPVNAWERGVKGDLKKFAELMKFLQQEMPRSDSESSNSESDWRLHFALTAQLIIHAAEGDTKAMEEAVKRHSEHDKSMFKNMMRRNNAFTETLARFVGKSKPHISLEDRLKLIKTLFSNEFVASLYSGTDGNTTKLMGLLSGPGKAFSEEEAGDLIKVLDEVHPRDGRSAQEAVEVLMGIGEWDNAAAICDSQIKLIKELNSKKAEWILNQAQCLERMDKKADARKLVEPLPVATLSDNLKKLQAAMLDRL